From Meles meles chromosome 5, mMelMel3.1 paternal haplotype, whole genome shotgun sequence, one genomic window encodes:
- the LOC123942026 gene encoding putative olfactory receptor 2B8 has translation MEQKNGSSFTGFILLGFSDQPQVELVLFVVILIFYLFTLLGNTTIIALSHLDPHLHTPMYFFLSNLSFLDLCYTTSTVPQLLVHLRTADKSISFGGCVAQLFISLGLGCTECIVLGVMAFDRYAAICKPLQYTVIMHPRLCALMASASWFIGFANSLLQTVLIFLLPLCGRNKIDHFFCEIPALLKLACVDTTVNESELFFLGVIILLIPVTLIIFSYGQIVRAVLRIKSSVGQRKAFGTCGSHITVVSLFYGTAIYAYLQPSNNYSQDQGKLTSLFYTIVTPMVNPVIYTLRNKDVMGAMKKVFCRGQDSR, from the coding sequence ATGGAACAGAAAAATGGCAGTTCTTTCACAGGGTTTATCCTGCTGGGGTTCTCTGACCAGCCTCAAGTGGAGCTAGTCCTCTTTGTGGTTATCCTGATCTTCTATCTGTTCACTCTGCTGGGAAACACCACCATCATTGCCTTGTCCCACCTCGACCCACATCTACATACTCCCATGTACTTTTTTCTCTCCAACCTAAGCTTCCTGGACCTGTGTTACACGACCAGCACTGTCCCGCAGCTCCTGGTTCATCTCAGGACAGCAGACAAGTCTATCTCGTTTGGTGGCTGTGTTGCTCAGCTCTTCATCTCTCTAGGGCTGGGATGCACAGAATGCATTGTGTTAGGCGTCATGGCGTTTGACCGCtatgcagccatctgcaagcccctGCAGTACACCGTGATCATGCACCCCCGTCTCTGTGCCCTCATGGCTTCTGCATCATGGTTCATTGGTTTTGCCAACTCCTTATTGCAGACAGTGCTCATCTTCCTTTTACCACTTTgtgggagaaataaaatagacCACTTCTTTTGTGAGATCCCCGCACTGCTCAAGCTTGCCTGTGTTGACACCACTGTGAATGAGTCAGAGCTCTTCTTTCTTGGTGTGATCATTCTCCTCATACCTGTGACATTAATCATCTTCTCCTATGGTCAGATTGTCAGGGCGGTCTTAAGAATAAAGTCATCTGTAGGGCAGAGGAAAGCGTTTGGCACATGTGGGTCCCACATCACAGTGGTCTCCCTGTTCTATGGCACGGCCATCTATGCTTACCTCCAGCCCAGCAACAACTACTCCCAGGATCAGGGCAAGTTAACTTCTCTCTTCTACACTATCGTCACGCCCATGGTCAACCCCGTCATATATACACTGAGGAACAAGGATGTGATGGGAGCAATGAAGAAGGTGTTTTGTAGGGGCCAGGACTCCAGATGA